Proteins encoded together in one Prionailurus viverrinus isolate Anna chromosome B1, UM_Priviv_1.0, whole genome shotgun sequence window:
- the BRF2 gene encoding transcription factor IIIB 50 kDa subunit encodes MPGGGQCPDCGSTELVEDSHYSQSQLVCSDCGCVVTEGVLTTTFSDEGNLREVTYSRSTGENDQVSRSQQRGLRRVRDLCRVLQLPSTFEDTAVAYYQQAYRHSGIRAARLQKKEVLVGCCVLITCRQHNWPLTMGTVCALLYADLDVFSGTYMQIVKLLGLDVPSLCLADLVKTYCSSFRLFQASPSVPAKYVEDKEKMLSRTLQLVELADETWLVTGRHPLPVITAATFLAWQSLQPSHRLTCSLARFCKLANVDLPYPASSRLQELLSVLLRMAERLAWLEVLKLDKRSVVKHIGDLLQHRHTLVRKAFRDGTAEMEAGEKELRGRCQGPEQGKEEVASSSLDLPEGKRPASPTPLLPPCMLKPPKRICPPPPVSTVTGDENISDSEIEQYLRTPQEIKDFEKAQAARQAARSVSSPP; translated from the exons ATGCCGGGCGGAGGCCAGTGCCCCGATTGCGGCTCCACTGAGCTCGTGGAAGACTCTCACTATTCGCAGAGCCAGCTGGTGTGCTCAGACTGTGGCTGCGTCGTCACCGAGGGAGTCCTTACTACCACCTTCAGCGACGAGGGCAACCTCCGAG AAGTAACATATTCCCGAAGCACAGGGGAAAATGATCAAGTTAGCCGCAGCCAGCAACGAG GTCTCCGCCGAGTGAGAGACCTCTGTCGAGTCCTGCAGTTGCCATCAACATTTGAGGACACAGCAGTTGCCTACTACCAGCAGGCATACCGGCACTCTGGCATCCGTGCTGCCAGGCTGCAAAAGAAGGAGGTGCTAGTTGGGTGCTGTGTCTTGATCACCTGCCGACAGCATAACTGGCCCCTAACCATGGGAACTGTCTGCGCCCTGTTGTATGCGGATTTGGATGTGTTTTCTGGCACCTACATGCAGATAGTGAAGCTCCTGGGGCTGGATGTGCCCTCGCTGTGCTTGGCAGACCTGGTGAAGACGTACTGTAGCAG CTTCAGACTGTTCCAAGCCTCCCCGTCTGTGCCAGCCAAATACGtggaagacaaagagaagatgCTGTCGCGAACATTGCAGCTGGTGGAGCTGGCGGATGAGACGTGGCTGGTGACTGGGCGGCATCCCTTGCCTGTCATCACTGCTGCTACTTTTTTGGCATGGCAGTCGCTGCAGCCTTCGCATCGGCTGACATGTTCCCTGGCCCGTTTTTGTAAACTGGCGAACGTGGACCTGCCCTACCCCGCTTCCTCCCGCTTGCAGGAGCTGCTGTCCGTGCTGCTGCGGATGGCCGAGCGGCTGGCCTGGCTGGAGGTTCTGAAGCTCGACAAGCGCTCTGTGGTGAAGCACATCGGTGACCTTCTACAGCACCGCCACACGTTGGTCCGCAAGGCCTTTCGCGATGGAACGGCAGAGATGGAAGCTGGGGAGAAGGAGCTGCGGGGACGGTGTCAGGGGCCAGAGCAGGGAAAAGAGGAGGTGGCGAGTAGTTCCTTAGATTTGCCTGAGGGGAAGCGGCCAGCTAgtcccacccctctcctcccaccttgCATGTTGAAGCCCCCAAAGCggatctgccccccacccccagtctccaCAGTCACCGGAGATGAGAACATATCTGATAGTGAAATAGAGCAGTATTTGCGTACCCCTCAGGAAATTAAGGACTTTGAAAAAGCTCAAGCTGCAAGACAGGCTGCCAGGAGCGTTTCTAGCCCTCCCTGA